Part of the Pedobacter roseus genome is shown below.
TAGTTTTATGTTAATTTTCCGTTATTGAATAATTCCAAAGTAATGAGTACAAGAACCGTTGCTCCGGCAATGATCCGGTAAATGCCGAACCAGCGGAAAGAATGCTTTTGAAGATAGGTGATGAAAGAGCGGATGGCCATCCATACATCCCACCCGCACCTGCTTTACTTAAATGAATGATCGTAGTTAGATTCGGTTCATGGGAAGGGCGTAGACGCTTAACGGTGTTTTTAATCAGTCCTGAAGCAATCTGATCTGCACTAGCAACTAGTAGCGCAATGGTAATAAGAACCTGCCAAATTTTTTTGCAGAAATTCTGGAAGAGGCAATAAATAATGAAGGCATAAAAAGGAAGCCAAAAACGCTTATCACTGGCCCAGTACATGATCGTATCCCAGAATGCATTATGGTGCTGATTTATCCACAAGAACCATTCAGTTTCAACCGGCAGGACCATTGCTAACACTGATCTCACTTTGGCAGACAGACAAAGTAAGACAAGCGCAATTAAGATAGCTGCCAGCAATAAGAGTTGAGAATTTATTTTTAATTTTTTCACCTACAATACTTTGACCGGCAGATTTTATTACCTGCTGGAATTTCTATTGTAGGCGCCATCAGCTTTTGAAAAAAGCGGTTGAATCGGAAGGACACCATTTCCGTATTGCAAATATAATACTAATAAAATGATGTGCAAAATCTTAAAGTAGGTGTTGAGAATTTAATTTATCACTATTCCTCCTTATTTGAATACGAGAACCAGTTTCTTATTCTTCTACCGTTTAAACAAGCATCATATCACGGGATTAAAGCTTTTCTTAAACAAAATGAAACCGCCTGGAAATAACCATGTTATCTATATAGGAATTTTTTTTATAACCCTAAAAAATTAAAGTTATGGGATACCATGAATGGAAAAACTGTATTGATGCATGCTTAAAGTGTGCTTCAATTTGCAATCATTGTGCAAGTTCATGCACTCAGGAAGAAGACGTGAAAATGATGGCGCGGTGTATTGAGCTTGATATGCAATGTGCAGCCATCTGCTACTCTGCCGCTCAATTGATGAGTATGGGTAGCTCTTTTGCTCAAGACATTTGCCGTATTTGCGCAGATATTTGCCAGCAATGCGGAGATGAGTGTAGTAATCATCATACCCAGCATTGTCAGGAATGTGCAGATGCTTGTAAGGCTTGTGCGGAAGAATGCAGAAGAATGACAGGAGTAGCTGCTTAAGATGCCAATCACCGTGAGCATTAATTGATTAAGGGCAGCATTCTAGTTGCCCTTTCATTTTTATAAATAGGCAAATTTATTCCATTCATTTTATTTTCATTATTCCCTCATTATTTGATATTTACCAAGGTTTGAGGTTGTTCTTGGTATGTCCTTTCTCTAGCCTTAAAAAAATGGGTTTTTTAGGATATGATTCTCATAAACTCATTCCATTATTCAAATAAGAATTTCAGTTTTTGATGATGAGTACTTGATAATTCGAATTCTATGAAAATGAAGGCTAGATGCGAGTTGAGGAATGCATTAAATAATGCATGAACTTTCAATTCCCGCTTCATCAAATTATTTCAAAAAACAAAAAATACAAATTTCATTTCAATGGCGGTGTTAAATCAATCACGTTGTTAAACCGAGGGTATGTACCTTCTAAATTAAATGCAAGCTACATGGCATTTGCGCATAATTGTAAAAAAATTTAGACCAAACGGATTTCCCCCCGTTTATCCTATAATTGAATAATATTCAAGCTGATCGATGTTCGCAATTGAAACTAATCCACATGCTTATTTGGCTAATTAGATAGCAGTTTATGGAGTTCAACACTGATGTCTAGACAATTGGTGTTTTATAAATAGTTGCGGTATATCTTAATTTTAGGGAAAATTCTAAAAAGTTCGAACCGAAAAATTCAATTTAATCTATTGTAAGTGACTTATTTTCAAGTTCTTAATGTTTAAAAAATAAGAGGCATACTTTTTAGATGCCTCATATTGCCACTTAGTAGGGTCAACCCGCGGAAGTTCGACCCTTTTTGAGCATTGTGAAGCTGTGGTTAATTTTGATAAAGTTTTGAACAACAAGATGGAGGGACAGTATAGGAAAAAGAAATTATTCGATGACAATCGAAAGTAGGGTGAGAAATATCGTAACCTAATATTTGTTGATATTTTGTAACGGTTTTGTTGCGGTTTATCCTCTCATCTTTTTAGATTAATGCAGATTTTAGCGCCTATATATTTAGGTTGTTAAATTTGAAGGGTTTGAAAGTTAAGCAGGTACCAAATTGCTCTATAATTGGAGTCGTCTTGCTGTACCTGATTATCTCTTTGGGCAATATCTTTTTTTTATCCAACCTCTCCCTTTTAGAGTCCGCCCGGGGAATAAAATCAGCTGCGCAGTACAAAGGTAGCTTTTCTCCGCTTGGAAAGGATTCAAAAATTACCAGACAATTTAAGTGTATCCTTGATGAACGCAAGAAAACCGTGCTTCCTGTTTTGGAAGCTTTTCTTATCGGCGTCATCTTATTTTTGGGGCTTTCGCTTTTAGCCTCTAACCTAAACAGGTATTTTCTTGAGATCAGATACAGGATTGCCGGATCAGTCCCAATTTATATTTCCAACCAGGTCTTTCGGATCTGAGATTTATCTCAATTTTCTTTTATTGACAGGTCCTTCAAATGATGAAGTGACGACGGCCGGTTAATCACCGTGTTTCCTGTCCAAGACGTCCGTCAAATCTTTTTCCTTAAATTTTAATTTAAAGACATGATCCGTATTAAACAGATTTTCTGTTTGTTCCCACTTTTATATATGGGGCTGGAAAGCCATGCCCAAACCTCCCCAAAGCCCATCGGGATCGTTGATCTGATCGATCACGTGACCGCTTTTTCACCTTCACTGGCCGCTGATTCAGCAACAGTTGATATACGTGCCGCCCAGTTAAGAGAGACCGCGGCGAATGCCCTTCCAAATCTGAAGCTTAATTATCAGGCAGATCTGGGCTCAAACAATAATGTTGCAGGGCCATACATGGCCTTTGGTATTGTTCCTTCCAATTCCAGAGGTGTTAGGACTGAAAGCACTACCAAGGCTACACTTACTAATCTTGGTATTGTCTCCCTTGATTGGGAGGTCTATAATTTTGGTGCCTATAAAGCTCAGAATGCAGTCGCCAAATCAGAACTTGTCGTTGAACGATCCAAGTTTGCCCAGCGCCGATACCAGACAAGGGCCATCGCTATTGATGATTACCTGAGTCTACTAAAGCTTCAGGACATGCTATCCATTCAAGCAAGCAATATCAGTCGCAATGAGCAGATCAACCGTTCGATTTTATCCCTTGCCAGAAGCGGTGTGCGTCCGGGTGTGGATACCAGTATCGCAGGGGCCGAACTCTCCAAATCAAGATTGAACTATATTGAAATGGACAATACCTACAGACAGGTTCAGCTCGACATTGCAGCAATCAGCGGGCTAAATCCGGAAAGTATTGTCGCTGACAGTACGATCCTGGATCGGCTAAAATCGCTTGAGGTAAACCTATCGGTAAAGTTGACCGACAGTTCAAGCCATCCGCTGCTTGATTTCTACAAAAGCAATTATCTAAGCAGCGTTGAGAAGGAAAACCTGGTCAAAAAAGCCTATAATCCAAAGGTAAGCCTGCAAGCTGCTGCCTGGTCAAGGGGATCAAGCATTGATGCCAATGATAATTTCAACAGTCTCTCGAATGGCTTGGAATGGCAACGGGAAAATTACCTCGTGGGCGTAGGGATCAGTTATAACTTATTTGATCTGCGCAGGCGTCAGTTGAAGCTTAGGACCCAAAAGGCCAGTAGCAATTTTTACTTAAAGGAACTACAGCAGGAGCGGCTAATGTTATCAAATGCCGCCCTTCAGGCAGGCCTTGAGATCAGTACCGCGCATAAAAGACTCGATGAAATACCAAACCAGCTAAAGGCAGCGGCCGCAGGGTATCGCCAGAAGCTCTCGCTTTATAAGAACGGGCTGACCGACATCATTGAGCTCAATGCAGCCCTGACCATCCTTTACCGTGCAGAAACCGATTTTGTCAACGCAAAATATCTGTACATCCGGGCGCTTTTTCAAAAGGCTATCGCCACCAACCAAGTAGATTCACTGTTAAACACATTAAAATAATAAAGATATGTCAATGGTTACCTCGGCCCTGAAAAAGCCGATTACAACAGTGGTGATCACCGCGAGTTTACTGCTCTTTGCAGTTCTCAGTGCGCTGAAGATCCCAATAGATATTTTCCCCCAGCTTAATTCGCCGACAATATATGTTATTGAATCCTACGGAGGTATGTCTCCACAACAGATGGAGGGCTTCTTCTCCACTCGTCTACAGGATCAGTTTCTTTATGTTAATGGCGTTAAGAATATTACCGCCAAAAACATTCAGGGTTTGACGATGCTAAAGCTGAGTTTTTATGAAAGCACCAATATGGCAGAGGCTTCTGCCCAGGTTGCCTTGCAGGTTAACCGGGCCATGAAGTTCTTCCCTCCAGGCGCTTTGCCTCCGCAGGTGGTCCGCTTTGATGCCTCTTCACTGCCAGTAGGCCAGCTTGTACTCTCGGCCAAATCCCGCAGTCTGAAAGAAATCTATGATATGGCGGCAACGCGTATCAGGCCCATGTTTTCCTCTGTCGCAGGGCTTTCAGCGCCACCGCCATTCGGTGCCAATTCCCGCTCGATTACCATTAGTGTAGATCCGAGCAAATTAAGGAGTTATAATCTGACTCCGGACGAGGTGGTAGGGGCTTTATCCAAGTTCAATGTCATGTCTCCTTCGGGAAATCTAAGGTTGGACAATACCATGATGGTGACCTCTATGAACTCCCTGGTTAAAACGGTCGATGAATTCAACAACATTCCAATAGCTACAAAAAACGGCGTTTCAATATTGGTAAGGGATGTGGCAAGGGTTGCCGATGCAGCGGATGTTACCGTGGATTATGCATTGATCAACGGGAAACGGTCTGTGTATATTCCTGTGGTCAAAACAGCAGACGCCTCGACTTGGTCAGTGGTAAAGTCCTTAAAGGCCAAAATCCCCGAAATGCAGAGCCTCTTGCCGGACGATG
Proteins encoded:
- a CDS encoding four-helix bundle copper-binding protein; its protein translation is MGSSFAQDICRICADICQQCGDECSNHHTQHCQECADACKACAEECRRMTGVAA
- a CDS encoding TolC family protein, which translates into the protein MIRIKQIFCLFPLLYMGLESHAQTSPKPIGIVDLIDHVTAFSPSLAADSATVDIRAAQLRETAANALPNLKLNYQADLGSNNNVAGPYMAFGIVPSNSRGVRTESTTKATLTNLGIVSLDWEVYNFGAYKAQNAVAKSELVVERSKFAQRRYQTRAIAIDDYLSLLKLQDMLSIQASNISRNEQINRSILSLARSGVRPGVDTSIAGAELSKSRLNYIEMDNTYRQVQLDIAAISGLNPESIVADSTILDRLKSLEVNLSVKLTDSSSHPLLDFYKSNYLSSVEKENLVKKAYNPKVSLQAAAWSRGSSIDANDNFNSLSNGLEWQRENYLVGVGISYNLFDLRRRQLKLRTQKASSNFYLKELQQERLMLSNAALQAGLEISTAHKRLDEIPNQLKAAAAGYRQKLSLYKNGLTDIIELNAALTILYRAETDFVNAKYLYIRALFQKAIATNQVDSLLNTLK
- a CDS encoding phosphatase PAP2 family protein, producing the protein MKKLKINSQLLLLAAILIALVLLCLSAKVRSVLAMVLPVETEWFLWINQHHNAFWDTIMYWASDKRFWLPFYAFIIYCLFQNFCKKIWQVLITIALLVASADQIASGLIKNTVKRLRPSHEPNLTTIIHLSKAGAGGMYGWPSALSSPIFKSILSAGSAFTGSLPEQRFLYSLLWNYSITEN